Proteins encoded in a region of the Flammeovirga yaeyamensis genome:
- a CDS encoding family 43 glycosylhydrolase, whose protein sequence is MKRIGLLILITLSISLNTIAQNPIIKHIYTADPTARVYDGKLYIYPSHDVPWNPEWEKLGAEKESNGHVMTDYHAFSTEDLVNFTDLGVIVAQENVPWGNKLGYGMWAPCIASKGGKYYYYFPNKPADKSGFRQIGLATAEKPEGPFTIEPNYIEGLKGIDPNAFIDDDGQAYMYWGGGKGNSLKVVKLSDDMKSIVGETVVIENLPQEYKEGPFVFKRKGMYYLTFPHNLDTQNSTEEIGYAISKHPLGPFEYKGTIMDRFEDCWTNHQSIVEYKDQWYMFYHHNDISKAGNLRSVSVDSLFFEEDGSIRKVIPTLRGVGITSAKDTIQIDRYSEIHNAEVDFVKRVGIPEWKITNTKKESWVQYNTVSFDDKPKNVQLKVKSKAKGGRIELRENVPNGKLIATVEVGNTNEDWINVDTKLNYRPKGIMNLVCVFKEVDEMELDWVLFSR, encoded by the coding sequence ATGAAAAGAATAGGATTACTGATTTTGATAACTTTGAGCATTTCTTTAAACACAATAGCTCAAAATCCGATAATAAAACACATCTACACTGCCGATCCTACAGCAAGAGTTTATGATGGTAAATTATATATTTATCCTTCACACGATGTTCCTTGGAACCCTGAATGGGAGAAATTGGGTGCAGAGAAAGAAAGTAACGGTCATGTGATGACAGATTACCACGCCTTCTCCACAGAAGACTTAGTGAACTTTACGGATCTTGGAGTAATAGTAGCTCAAGAAAATGTACCTTGGGGAAATAAATTGGGCTATGGAATGTGGGCACCTTGTATCGCATCCAAAGGAGGAAAATACTACTATTACTTCCCCAATAAACCAGCAGACAAGAGTGGATTTCGTCAGATTGGATTAGCTACAGCAGAAAAACCTGAAGGTCCTTTCACTATAGAGCCTAATTATATTGAAGGTCTAAAGGGGATCGATCCCAATGCTTTTATTGATGATGATGGACAAGCTTATATGTATTGGGGTGGAGGAAAAGGAAACTCTCTAAAAGTGGTAAAGCTAAGTGATGATATGAAATCAATAGTTGGGGAAACGGTGGTGATTGAAAACTTACCCCAAGAATATAAAGAAGGACCTTTTGTGTTCAAAAGAAAAGGAATGTATTACCTGACTTTCCCTCATAATTTGGATACACAAAATAGTACTGAAGAGATTGGATATGCTATAAGTAAGCACCCTTTAGGTCCTTTCGAGTATAAAGGCACAATCATGGATCGTTTTGAAGATTGTTGGACCAATCATCAATCTATTGTTGAGTATAAGGATCAGTGGTATATGTTTTATCATCACAATGATATATCAAAAGCAGGTAACCTTCGATCGGTGTCTGTAGATAGTTTATTCTTTGAGGAGGATGGATCGATTAGGAAGGTGATTCCTACTTTAAGAGGGGTTGGGATCACTTCTGCAAAAGATACAATTCAGATCGATAGATATTCTGAAATACATAATGCAGAAGTCGATTTTGTGAAAAGAGTAGGTATTCCAGAATGGAAAATCACGAATACTAAAAAGGAAAGTTGGGTGCAATACAATACCGTATCCTTTGATGACAAACCAAAGAATGTTCAACTTAAGGTAAAAAGCAAAGCAAAAGGTGGTAGAATTGAACTTAGAGAAAATGTTCCAAATGGTAAACTCATAGCAACTGTTGAAGTAGGTAATACCAATGAGGATTGGATTAATGTTGATACTAAATTGAATTATCGCCCAAAGGGGATAATGAATTTGGTGTGTGTGTTTAAAGAGGTGGATGAAATGGAGTTGGATTGGGTGTTGTTTTCTAGGTGA
- a CDS encoding DinB family protein: protein MEQAIFKNLRTNHHILAKFIDGYSLEQLNKIPDGFRNNLIWNIGHVLVAQEGLIYKSSNLPVHVSKELIDKYTVGSVPDGKATQEEVDEIKKLLFSTLDQLEQDLNNDVFKEYHERKTKTGFTISNLNDALVFTNFHEGIHLGVMLSIKKFL from the coding sequence ATGGAACAAGCTATCTTCAAAAACCTAAGAACCAATCATCATATTTTAGCTAAATTTATCGATGGTTATTCTCTGGAACAGTTGAATAAAATTCCTGATGGATTTAGAAATAATTTAATATGGAATATAGGTCATGTACTTGTTGCTCAAGAAGGGTTGATCTATAAATCTTCAAATCTGCCTGTTCACGTAAGTAAGGAGTTAATTGATAAATACACGGTGGGATCAGTACCCGATGGCAAAGCAACTCAAGAAGAAGTTGATGAAATCAAAAAGTTATTATTCAGCACTTTGGATCAATTGGAACAGGATCTAAATAATGATGTTTTTAAAGAATATCACGAGAGAAAAACAAAAACTGGTTTTACTATCTCGAATCTGAATGATGCTTTAGTTTTCACTAATTTCCATGAAGGAATACACTTGGGTGTGATGCTTTCGATAAAGAAGTTTTTATAA
- a CDS encoding alpha/beta hydrolase-fold protein: MKTIKFSLIFIITFSRLLGQDIQSTQVYPDKKVAFRIYAPKAKNVELKSYDKWDKIEFKKDDSGVWEGYWFNVEDGVYSYYFEVDGMKVVDPQSPLSRESTPTVLVKTKEQFYTQRDNIKHGAIAKRYYYSSTLNKTRRLHVWTPPGYEKSTEELPVLYLVHGGGGSDISWSSIGCANNILDNLYADGKIKPMVVVMPNGTIETPQLLDRPLIFKKEFMNDILPFIEETYRVKSSPEERAIIGLSMGGLETLEIIMDYPDQFAYVGILSSGWWLSDTWKQARGIVDDKSKRKSQVIGMSDKFKQTNKLLFFTQGGKEDHAYENGMETQLLFDNAGIKYQFESISGGHTYKVWRQNLYKIAPMLFKNNLN, from the coding sequence AACAATAAAATTTTCTCTAATATTTATCATAACTTTTTCAAGATTATTAGGGCAAGATATTCAGTCAACTCAAGTATATCCTGATAAAAAAGTAGCATTTAGGATATATGCACCAAAAGCAAAAAATGTAGAACTAAAATCATATGATAAATGGGATAAAATAGAATTTAAAAAAGACGATTCTGGTGTATGGGAAGGATATTGGTTTAATGTTGAGGATGGTGTTTATTCTTATTATTTTGAAGTTGATGGAATGAAAGTAGTTGACCCACAATCTCCCTTATCAAGAGAGAGTACCCCGACAGTGTTGGTAAAAACAAAAGAACAATTTTATACTCAAAGAGATAATATTAAACATGGAGCAATAGCAAAAAGGTATTATTACTCTAGTACGTTAAATAAAACTAGAAGATTACATGTTTGGACACCTCCAGGTTATGAAAAATCTACAGAAGAATTACCTGTCTTATATTTAGTTCATGGAGGAGGGGGTTCCGATATCTCATGGTCAAGTATTGGGTGTGCAAATAATATTCTTGATAATTTATATGCTGATGGAAAGATCAAACCAATGGTGGTTGTAATGCCTAATGGTACAATAGAAACACCTCAACTATTGGATAGACCTCTTATTTTCAAAAAGGAGTTTATGAATGATATTCTTCCTTTCATCGAAGAGACATATAGAGTGAAATCTTCTCCAGAAGAAAGAGCAATTATAGGATTGTCTATGGGTGGACTGGAAACTTTAGAGATAATAATGGACTATCCTGATCAATTTGCTTATGTCGGAATCTTAAGTTCTGGTTGGTGGTTAAGTGATACTTGGAAACAGGCAAGAGGAATTGTTGATGATAAATCCAAAAGAAAATCACAGGTGATAGGAATGTCTGATAAATTTAAACAAACAAATAAATTATTATTCTTTACTCAAGGAGGTAAAGAAGATCATGCATATGAGAATGGTATGGAGACTCAATTACTTTTTGATAATGCAGGAATAAAATATCAGTTTGAGTCTATATCAGGAGGGCATACTTATAAAGTTTGGAGACAAAATCTTTATAAAATAGCTCCTATGTTATTTAAAAACAATCTCAATTAA